A region of Vibrio porteresiae DSM 19223 DNA encodes the following proteins:
- a CDS encoding ABC transporter permease produces MKSYILKKLFAFPFILIGVSLVVFVAIRSLPGDPARLMAGTQATPDAVQDMRVRLGLEQPLPVQYLKFVKGAVQGDFGESLKSKRPVVTEIAERLPYTLTLALLAYIVAIIVGVPMGMLGAIYQHRAIDQIVMIVAITGASVANFWLALLAMNYFSVELRWLPLLGATSWKSYILPTLTLAIFPMAVVARMTRSGIVDVLSADYIRTAKAKGLSPMRIYWIHAFRNALVPIVTIIALNFGSLIGGAVVTESLFNWPGIGRLLVDSVRYRDYPVIEGVTLVAVSGVVIMNLVGEVVIGFLNPKIRFT; encoded by the coding sequence ATGAAGTCGTATATTCTTAAAAAGCTATTTGCCTTTCCGTTTATCTTGATTGGCGTCTCTTTAGTGGTGTTTGTTGCCATCCGTTCTTTGCCGGGCGATCCTGCCCGGCTGATGGCGGGCACTCAAGCGACACCGGATGCCGTGCAAGATATGCGAGTGCGCCTCGGTTTAGAACAGCCGTTACCGGTGCAATATTTAAAATTCGTCAAAGGTGCAGTTCAAGGCGACTTTGGTGAATCTCTCAAATCCAAACGTCCCGTGGTGACAGAAATCGCCGAGCGGTTACCTTACACCTTAACGTTGGCGCTGCTCGCATATATTGTTGCAATCATCGTCGGTGTGCCAATGGGAATGTTAGGCGCTATTTATCAACATCGAGCCATCGACCAAATTGTCATGATTGTGGCGATTACCGGTGCTTCGGTAGCCAACTTTTGGCTAGCCTTATTGGCCATGAACTACTTTTCCGTCGAACTGCGTTGGCTACCGCTACTGGGTGCAACCTCTTGGAAAAGCTATATTTTGCCAACACTCACCTTAGCGATTTTCCCCATGGCAGTCGTTGCTCGTATGACTCGCTCCGGCATCGTTGATGTGCTCTCTGCTGACTATATCCGCACCGCCAAAGCCAAAGGGCTTTCGCCGATGCGTATTTACTGGATTCATGCCTTTCGTAATGCGCTGGTGCCAATTGTCACCATCATCGCCTTAAACTTTGGCAGCTTGATTGGCGGCGCAGTGGTTACCGAATCACTGTTTAACTGGCCGGGCATTGGCCGTCTATTGGTCGATTCGGTGCGCTATCGTGATTATCCCGTGATTGAAGGGGTCACGTTAGTCGCCGTTAGTGGTGTGGTGATAATGAACTTAGTTGGTGAAGTGGTTATCGGTTTTCTTAATCCCAAAATCAGGTTTACCTAA